In a single window of the Streptomyces cinnabarinus genome:
- the nhaA gene encoding Na+/H+ antiporter NhaA gives MSAPRTSRKVLGRLSLPERTFVADALRTETVGGVLLLVAAVAALVWANVPALSDSYDSVSDHHFGPAALGLDLSVAHWAADGLLAIFFFVAGIELKRELVAGDLRDPKAAVLPVVAALCGMAVPALVYVLTNVVGGGSLDGWAVPTATDIAFALAVLAVIGTSLPSALRAFLLTLAVVDDLFAILIIAIFFTDTLNFAALGGAFAGLAVFWLLLHKRVRGWYVYVPLALVIWALMYNSGIHATIAGVAMGLMLRCTPREGEEHSLGERVEHLVRPLSAGLAVPLFALFSAGVTVSGGALAEVFTRPETLGVVLGLVVGKAVGIFGGTWLTARFTRASLSEELAWADVFAVATLAGIGFTVSLLIGELAFEGDSTLTDEVKAAVLLGSLIAATLATVLLKVRNSRYRRMTEAEERDEDHSGVPDIYEQDDPEYHLRMAAIHERKAAEHRRMAEEKAAELARLAEVTGGAGEENDRRA, from the coding sequence GTGTCCGCGCCCCGCACCAGCCGCAAGGTTCTCGGACGGCTGTCCCTGCCCGAGCGGACCTTCGTCGCGGACGCCCTGCGCACCGAGACCGTCGGCGGGGTGCTGCTGCTCGTGGCCGCCGTCGCCGCGCTGGTCTGGGCGAACGTCCCGGCGCTGAGCGACAGCTACGACAGCGTCAGCGACCACCACTTCGGGCCCGCAGCGCTCGGCCTCGACCTCTCGGTCGCGCACTGGGCCGCCGACGGACTGCTCGCGATCTTCTTCTTCGTCGCCGGGATCGAGCTCAAGCGCGAGCTGGTCGCCGGTGATCTCAGGGATCCCAAGGCCGCCGTGCTGCCGGTGGTCGCCGCGCTGTGCGGAATGGCCGTACCGGCGCTCGTCTACGTCCTCACCAACGTCGTGGGCGGCGGCTCACTGGACGGCTGGGCCGTGCCCACCGCCACCGACATCGCCTTCGCGCTCGCCGTGCTCGCCGTCATCGGCACCTCCCTTCCGAGCGCTCTGCGCGCCTTCCTGCTCACCCTCGCCGTCGTCGACGACCTCTTCGCGATCCTGATCATCGCGATCTTCTTCACCGACACCCTGAACTTCGCGGCCCTCGGCGGCGCCTTCGCCGGCCTTGCCGTCTTCTGGCTGCTGCTGCACAAGCGGGTGCGCGGCTGGTACGTCTACGTCCCGCTGGCGCTGGTGATCTGGGCACTGATGTACAACAGCGGCATCCACGCCACCATCGCCGGTGTCGCGATGGGACTGATGCTGCGCTGCACCCCGCGCGAGGGCGAGGAGCACTCCCTGGGCGAGCGCGTCGAGCACCTGGTCCGGCCGCTCTCGGCGGGCCTGGCGGTGCCGCTGTTCGCCCTGTTCAGCGCCGGTGTCACCGTCTCCGGCGGGGCGCTGGCCGAGGTGTTCACCCGGCCGGAGACCCTGGGCGTCGTCCTCGGACTCGTCGTCGGCAAGGCGGTCGGCATCTTCGGCGGTACCTGGCTGACCGCCCGCTTCACCCGGGCCTCCCTCAGCGAGGAGCTGGCCTGGGCGGATGTCTTCGCGGTGGCGACCCTGGCCGGCATCGGCTTCACCGTCTCGCTGCTCATCGGTGAGCTCGCCTTCGAGGGCGACTCCACTCTGACGGACGAGGTGAAGGCGGCCGTTCTGCTGGGCTCCCTCATCGCGGCGACCCTGGCGACCGTGCTGCTGAAGGTACGGAACAGCCGCTACCGCCGGATGACCGAGGCCGAGGAGCGCGACGAGGACCACTCCGGTGTCCCCGACATCTACGAGCAGGACGATCCGGAGTACCACCTGCGGATGGCCGCCATCCATGAGCGCAAGGCCGCCGAGCACCGCCGGATGGCCGAGGAGAAGGCGGCGGAACTTGCGCGGCTTGCCGAAGTGACGGGCGGGGCAGGCGAGGAGAACGACCGTCGGGCATGA
- the acs gene encoding acetate--CoA ligase, with protein sequence MSNESLANLLKEERRFAPPADLAAHANVTAEAYEQAKADRLGFWAEQARRLTWAKEPTETLDWSNPPFAKWFKDGALNVAYNCVDRHVEAGLGDRVAIHFEGEPGDSRAITYAELKDEVSKAANALLELGVRKGDRVAVYMPMIPETAVAMLACARIGAAHSVVFGGFSADALATRIQDADAKVVITSDGGYRRGKPSALKPAVDEAVSKVDNVEHVLVVQRTGQEVAWDDSRDVWWHDLVGRQSAEHTPEAFEAEHPLFILYTSGTTGKPKGILHTSGGYLTQTSYTHHAVFDLKPETDVYWCTADVGWVTGHSYIVYGPLANGATQVMYEGTPDTPHQGRFWEIIQKYGVTILYTAPTAIRTFMKWGDDIPAKFDLSSLRVLGSVGEPINPEAWIWYRKHIGGDRTPIVDTWWQTETGAMMISPLPGVTETKPGSAQTPLPGIAATVVDDEAQEVPNGGGGYLVLTEPWPSMLRTIWGDDQRFLDTYWARFEGKYFAGDGAKKDDDGDVWLLGRVDDVMLVSGHNISTTEVESALVSHPSVAEAAVVGAADETTGQAIVAFVILRGTAAETDDLVAELRNHVGATLGPIAKPQRILPVAELPKTRSGKIMRRLLRDIAENRELGDVTTLTDSTVMDLIQAKLPAAPSED encoded by the coding sequence GTGAGCAACGAAAGCCTGGCCAACCTGCTCAAGGAAGAGCGCAGGTTCGCACCGCCCGCCGACCTGGCCGCGCACGCCAACGTCACCGCGGAGGCGTACGAACAGGCCAAGGCTGACAGGCTCGGCTTCTGGGCCGAGCAGGCCCGTCGGCTGACCTGGGCCAAGGAGCCGACCGAGACGCTGGACTGGTCGAACCCGCCGTTCGCGAAGTGGTTCAAGGACGGCGCGCTCAATGTCGCGTACAACTGCGTGGACCGGCATGTGGAGGCCGGGCTCGGGGACCGGGTCGCCATCCACTTCGAGGGGGAGCCCGGCGACAGCCGCGCCATCACCTACGCCGAGCTCAAGGACGAGGTCTCCAAGGCGGCGAACGCGCTGCTGGAGCTGGGCGTCCGCAAGGGCGACCGGGTCGCCGTCTACATGCCGATGATCCCCGAGACGGCCGTGGCGATGCTCGCCTGCGCCCGGATCGGCGCCGCGCACTCCGTGGTCTTCGGCGGCTTCTCCGCGGACGCGCTCGCGACCCGTATCCAGGACGCCGACGCCAAGGTCGTCATCACCTCCGATGGCGGTTACCGGCGCGGCAAGCCGTCCGCGCTGAAGCCGGCCGTCGACGAGGCCGTCTCCAAGGTCGACAACGTCGAACATGTCCTCGTGGTCCAGCGCACCGGCCAGGAGGTCGCCTGGGACGACAGCCGGGACGTGTGGTGGCACGACCTCGTCGGGCGGCAGAGCGCGGAGCACACGCCGGAGGCGTTCGAGGCGGAGCACCCGCTGTTCATCCTCTACACCTCGGGCACCACCGGTAAGCCGAAGGGCATCCTGCACACCTCCGGCGGCTACCTCACCCAGACGTCCTACACCCACCACGCCGTCTTCGACCTCAAGCCGGAGACCGACGTCTACTGGTGCACCGCCGACGTCGGCTGGGTCACCGGGCACTCCTACATCGTCTACGGCCCGCTCGCCAACGGCGCCACCCAGGTGATGTACGAGGGCACGCCGGACACCCCGCACCAGGGCCGGTTCTGGGAGATCATCCAGAAGTACGGGGTGACCATCCTGTACACGGCGCCGACGGCGATCCGTACGTTCATGAAGTGGGGCGACGACATCCCCGCGAAGTTCGACCTGTCCTCCCTCCGTGTCCTCGGATCCGTCGGTGAGCCGATCAACCCCGAGGCGTGGATCTGGTACCGCAAGCACATCGGCGGCGACCGGACCCCGATCGTGGACACCTGGTGGCAGACCGAGACCGGCGCGATGATGATCTCGCCGCTGCCCGGTGTCACCGAGACCAAGCCGGGTTCCGCCCAGACCCCGCTGCCCGGCATCGCCGCGACCGTCGTCGACGACGAGGCCCAGGAGGTGCCGAACGGCGGTGGCGGCTACCTGGTCCTGACCGAGCCCTGGCCGTCCATGCTGCGCACCATCTGGGGCGACGACCAGCGCTTCCTCGACACCTACTGGGCGCGTTTCGAGGGCAAGTACTTCGCCGGTGACGGCGCGAAGAAGGACGACGACGGCGATGTCTGGCTGCTCGGCCGGGTCGACGACGTCATGCTCGTGTCCGGCCACAACATCTCCACCACCGAGGTCGAGTCGGCGCTCGTGTCGCACCCCTCGGTCGCCGAGGCGGCCGTGGTCGGCGCGGCGGACGAGACGACCGGGCAGGCGATCGTCGCCTTCGTGATCCTCAGGGGCACGGCGGCGGAGACCGATGACCTGGTCGCGGAGCTGCGCAACCACGTGGGCGCGACGCTGGGCCCGATCGCCAAGCCCCAGCGGATCCTGCCGGTGGCGGAGCTGCCGAAGACCCGCTCCGGCAAGATCATGCGCCGACTCCTGCGGGACATCGCGGAGAACCGTGAGCTGGGCGATGTCACCACGCTGACCGACTCCACGGTCATGGACCTCATCCAGGCCAAGCTGCCGGCCGCGCCCAGCGAGGACTGA
- a CDS encoding bifunctional SulP family inorganic anion transporter/carbonic anhydrase: MSACVPTRTTDPTRPEHSHQSHSPPPTRPRRFRLAGADVSASIAVFLIALPLSLGIALATGAPLQAGLVAAAVGGLVAGRLGGSPLQVSGPAAGLTVVTADLIQRYGWRTTCAITVLAGVVQLGLGCLRVARSALAVSPAIVHGMLAGIGVTIAVAQLHIVLGGTPQSSVPDNLRALPAQLAEMHPAAVSVSALTLALLLLWPRVPGRAGQLLRRIPAALIAVTGATAAASLAALKLPKVDLPSWSSHALAGLPEGPVLGIVAAVLTTTLVCSVQSLLGAVAVDKLVAARPGPPADVGRSGLDRELLGQGAANIVSGGLGGLPVAGVAVRSSANVNAGAVSRNSTMLHGVLVVVAALLMVPLLELIPLASLAALVMAVGIQMVSLHHIRTVTRHREVLVYAVTTAGVVFFGVLEGVTLGIAVAVAVALHRLARTRITHDEKEGVHHVRVRGQLTFLAVPRLSRALHLVPQGTHTVVELDGSFMDHAAYETLQDWQSTHTARGGSVELTGRRAGLRIAEPGVPVTGQAEPRSADPAAPTGCRCSPWTPWRNHQCERPQPAPEPGARPDAPGLGTGAGADADRPAHGPSGHELARGISAFQRNTAPLVRSELARLAREGQRPSQLFLTCADSRLVTSMITSSGPGDLFVVRNVGNLVPPPANSGTCCPQPGEESGDDSVGAAIEYAVDVLKVRSITVCGHSGCGAMQALLSSEPGGAPTPLKRWLRHGLPSLARMADDGRPWPRLAGRAPADAVEQLCLTNVVQQLEHLRAHESVARALRDRALELHGMYFHVGEAQAYLLTGADEDQVFDHVRAADLSV, encoded by the coding sequence ATGTCAGCCTGCGTCCCCACCCGCACCACCGATCCCACCCGGCCCGAGCACTCCCACCAGTCCCACAGTCCGCCACCCACCCGTCCGCGTCGCTTCCGGCTCGCCGGTGCCGATGTGTCCGCGTCCATCGCGGTCTTCCTGATCGCCCTGCCGCTGTCCCTCGGCATCGCGCTCGCCACCGGCGCCCCCCTCCAGGCCGGGCTGGTCGCCGCCGCCGTCGGCGGGCTCGTCGCCGGCCGTCTCGGCGGCTCCCCGCTCCAGGTCAGCGGCCCCGCCGCCGGGCTCACGGTGGTCACCGCCGACCTCATCCAGCGCTACGGATGGCGCACGACCTGCGCCATCACCGTCCTCGCCGGGGTCGTCCAACTCGGCCTGGGGTGTCTGCGCGTGGCGCGCAGCGCGCTCGCCGTCAGCCCCGCCATCGTGCACGGCATGCTCGCGGGCATCGGCGTCACCATCGCCGTCGCCCAGCTGCACATCGTCCTCGGCGGCACCCCGCAGAGCTCCGTCCCCGACAATCTGCGTGCCCTGCCCGCCCAGTTGGCCGAGATGCACCCGGCCGCCGTCTCGGTGAGCGCACTCACCCTCGCCTTGCTGCTGCTCTGGCCGCGCGTCCCCGGCCGGGCCGGACAGCTCCTGCGCAGGATCCCGGCCGCCCTGATCGCCGTCACCGGAGCCACCGCGGCCGCCTCGCTCGCCGCGCTGAAGCTGCCCAAGGTCGACCTGCCGTCCTGGAGCAGCCACGCGCTGGCCGGGCTCCCCGAGGGCCCGGTGCTCGGCATCGTGGCGGCCGTGCTGACCACCACCCTGGTGTGCAGTGTGCAGTCGCTGCTCGGCGCGGTCGCCGTGGACAAGCTGGTCGCCGCCCGCCCCGGTCCGCCGGCCGATGTCGGCCGCTCCGGCCTGGACCGCGAACTGCTCGGGCAGGGCGCCGCCAACATCGTCTCCGGCGGCCTGGGCGGACTGCCCGTGGCCGGGGTCGCGGTGCGGAGTTCGGCGAATGTGAACGCGGGTGCCGTGAGCCGGAACTCCACGATGCTGCACGGCGTTCTCGTAGTAGTCGCCGCGCTGCTGATGGTCCCGCTCCTGGAGCTCATCCCGCTCGCCTCACTCGCCGCCCTGGTGATGGCCGTCGGCATCCAGATGGTGTCCCTGCACCACATCCGCACGGTGACCCGCCACCGAGAAGTGCTGGTCTACGCCGTCACCACCGCCGGCGTGGTCTTCTTCGGCGTCCTGGAGGGCGTGACGCTGGGGATCGCTGTCGCCGTCGCCGTCGCCCTGCACCGCCTGGCCCGCACCCGGATCACCCACGACGAGAAGGAAGGAGTCCATCACGTACGCGTCCGAGGCCAGTTGACCTTCCTCGCGGTGCCCCGGCTCAGCCGTGCCCTGCATCTCGTACCCCAAGGGACCCATACCGTCGTGGAGTTGGACGGGTCCTTCATGGACCACGCGGCGTACGAGACGCTCCAGGACTGGCAGAGCACGCACACCGCGCGGGGGGGTTCCGTCGAGCTCACCGGCCGTCGGGCGGGGCTGCGGATCGCCGAGCCCGGAGTCCCCGTGACCGGGCAGGCCGAACCCCGGTCCGCCGACCCGGCCGCCCCCACCGGCTGCCGTTGCAGCCCCTGGACGCCCTGGCGCAACCACCAGTGCGAGCGCCCGCAGCCCGCACCCGAGCCCGGTGCTCGGCCGGACGCCCCGGGCCTCGGCACCGGAGCCGGGGCGGATGCGGACCGGCCCGCCCATGGGCCGAGCGGGCATGAACTGGCGCGTGGCATCAGCGCGTTCCAGCGCAACACCGCACCGCTGGTGCGCAGCGAGCTGGCCCGGCTGGCGCGCGAGGGGCAGCGGCCCTCCCAGCTGTTCCTCACCTGTGCCGACTCCCGGCTGGTCACCTCGATGATCACCTCCAGTGGTCCCGGTGACCTGTTCGTGGTGCGCAATGTGGGCAACCTCGTCCCTCCCCCGGCCAACTCGGGGACGTGCTGCCCCCAGCCGGGCGAGGAGAGCGGGGACGACTCGGTGGGCGCCGCGATCGAGTACGCGGTGGACGTGCTGAAGGTGCGCTCCATCACGGTGTGCGGGCACTCGGGGTGCGGGGCGATGCAGGCGCTGCTCAGCTCCGAGCCGGGCGGTGCGCCGACCCCGCTCAAGCGGTGGCTGCGGCACGGGCTGCCGAGCCTCGCGCGGATGGCCGACGACGGCAGGCCGTGGCCGCGGCTGGCCGGGCGGGCGCCCGCCGACGCGGTGGAGCAGCTCTGTCTGACCAATGTGGTGCAGCAGTTGGAGCATCTGCGGGCCCATGAGTCGGTGGCGCGGGCGCTGCGGGACAGGGCGCTGGAGCTGCACGGGATGTACTTCCACGTGGGCGAGGCGCAGGCGTATCTGCTCACCGGGGCGGACGAGGACCAGGTGTTCGATCATGTACGGGCGGCGGACCTGTCGGTCTGA
- a CDS encoding ATP-binding protein, with product MKIAFVGKGGSGKTTLSSLFIRHLVATGAPVVAIDADINQHLGPALGLDESEAAALPAMGDRLPLIKRYLRGSNPRIASTETMIKTTPPGEGSRLLRVREPNPVYDACARPVELDGGAVRLMVTGPFTDADLGVACYHSKTGAVELCLNHLVDGPDEYVVVDMTAGSDSFASGMFTRFDMTFLVAEPTRKGVSVYRQYKEYARDFGVELKVVGNKVHGPEDLDFLRAEAGDDLLVTVGHSDWVRAMEKGRPPRFELLEDTNRRALHRLRDAVDATYDARDWERYTRQMVHFHLKNAQSWGNERVGADLAAQVDPSFVLDESVAAPA from the coding sequence ATGAAAATTGCTTTCGTCGGGAAGGGCGGCAGCGGCAAGACGACCCTGTCCTCCCTGTTCATCCGCCACCTCGTGGCGACCGGGGCGCCGGTGGTCGCGATCGACGCCGACATCAACCAGCACCTGGGGCCCGCGCTCGGCCTCGACGAATCCGAGGCGGCCGCGCTGCCCGCGATGGGCGACCGGCTCCCCCTGATCAAGAGGTACCTGCGCGGCTCGAACCCGCGGATCGCCTCCACCGAGACGATGATCAAGACCACTCCGCCCGGCGAGGGCTCCCGGCTGCTGCGGGTGCGCGAGCCCAACCCGGTCTACGACGCCTGCGCCCGGCCGGTGGAACTCGACGGCGGTGCCGTCCGTTTGATGGTCACCGGCCCCTTCACCGACGCCGACCTGGGGGTCGCCTGCTACCACTCCAAGACGGGAGCGGTGGAGCTGTGCCTGAACCACCTGGTGGACGGGCCCGACGAGTACGTCGTGGTCGACATGACCGCGGGCTCGGACTCCTTCGCCTCCGGCATGTTCACCCGCTTCGACATGACGTTCCTCGTCGCCGAACCGACCCGGAAGGGGGTCTCCGTCTATCGCCAGTACAAGGAGTACGCCCGCGACTTCGGCGTCGAGCTGAAGGTCGTCGGCAACAAGGTGCACGGTCCGGAGGACCTCGACTTCCTGCGCGCGGAGGCCGGGGACGACCTGCTCGTCACGGTCGGGCACTCGGACTGGGTGCGCGCCATGGAGAAGGGCCGCCCGCCCCGGTTCGAGCTCCTGGAGGACACCAACCGCCGCGCCCTGCACCGGTTGCGGGACGCCGTGGACGCGACGTACGACGCCCGGGACTGGGAGCGCTACACCCGCCAGATGGTGCACTTCCATCTGAAGAACGCGCAGTCGTGGGGGAACGAGCGGGTGGGGGCCGACCTGGCCGCGCAGGTCGACCCCTCGTTCGTGCTCGACGAGAGCGTTGCCGCTCCCGCGTGA
- a CDS encoding oxidoreductase, with protein MSTTGATADPLAALGALPGVADSVESVRKAVDRVYGHRIMRRRSNTITSEAALRGARGSAALSGADWALEEVRRRTDFSGDDEARTVGAALRLTAEAGQLLSIWRQSPLRVLARLHLVAAATNGPEVGRPRQAGEAVDEPIVELPLPSAAEVNGRLEGLSELIIAGGSAPALVTAAVVHGELLALRPFTSRNGLVARAAERVVLVGSGLDPKSVCPSEVGYAELGRAPYLAALDGYVSGTAEGMAAWIAHCGKAVELGARESTAVCEALQRGAA; from the coding sequence ATGAGTACGACAGGCGCGACCGCCGATCCGCTCGCGGCCCTGGGCGCGCTGCCCGGTGTGGCCGATTCCGTGGAGTCCGTGCGCAAGGCCGTGGACCGGGTCTACGGGCACCGGATCATGCGCCGCCGCAGCAACACGATCACCTCCGAGGCGGCGCTGCGCGGCGCACGCGGCTCGGCGGCGCTGTCCGGCGCCGACTGGGCGCTGGAAGAGGTGCGCAGGCGCACCGACTTCAGCGGTGACGACGAGGCGCGCACCGTGGGTGCCGCCCTGCGGCTGACCGCCGAGGCGGGGCAACTGCTGTCCATCTGGCGGCAGTCGCCGCTGCGGGTGCTGGCCAGGCTGCATCTGGTGGCGGCGGCGACCAACGGTCCGGAGGTCGGGCGTCCGCGCCAGGCGGGCGAGGCGGTCGACGAGCCGATCGTCGAGCTGCCGCTGCCGAGCGCCGCCGAGGTCAACGGCCGACTTGAGGGCCTGTCCGAACTGATCATCGCGGGCGGCTCCGCGCCGGCACTGGTGACGGCGGCCGTGGTGCACGGCGAACTGCTGGCGCTGCGCCCCTTCACCTCGCGCAACGGCCTGGTCGCCCGCGCGGCCGAGCGCGTCGTGCTGGTGGGCAGCGGCCTCGACCCGAAGTCCGTGTGCCCGTCGGAGGTCGGCTACGCCGAACTCGGCCGCGCGCCCTATCTCGCGGCGCTGGACGGCTACGTCTCCGGCACGGCCGAGGGCATGGCGGCCTGGATCGCGCACTGCGGCAAGGCGGTCGAGCTGGGTGCGCGCGAGTCGACGGCGGTGTGCGAGGCGCTGCAACGCGGGGCGGCGTAG
- a CDS encoding HAD family hydrolase codes for MLGVVENHSLPRTAAFFDLDKTVIAKSSTLTFSKSFYQGGLINRRAALRTAYAQFVFRVGGMDHDQMERTREYLSALVRGWNVQQVKEIVAETLHDLIDPIIYDEAASLIEEHHTAGRDVVIVSTSGAEVVEPIGELLGADRVVATRMVVGDDGCFTGEVEYYAYGPTKAEAVKELAASEGYDLARCYAYSDSATDLPMLQSVGHPHAVNPDRALRREALSRGWPILDFHRPVRLKQRLPTLSVPTRPALVAAAAIGAAAATAGLVWYASRRRTATV; via the coding sequence ATGCTCGGGGTCGTGGAAAACCACTCCTTGCCCCGCACAGCGGCCTTCTTTGACCTGGACAAGACGGTCATTGCGAAGTCGAGCACGCTCACGTTCAGCAAGTCCTTCTACCAAGGCGGACTGATCAACCGCAGGGCCGCCTTGCGGACCGCATACGCCCAGTTCGTCTTCCGCGTCGGCGGTATGGACCATGACCAGATGGAGCGCACGAGGGAGTACCTCTCGGCGCTCGTCCGCGGCTGGAACGTCCAGCAGGTCAAGGAGATCGTCGCCGAGACCCTGCACGACCTCATCGACCCGATCATCTACGACGAGGCCGCCTCCCTCATCGAGGAGCACCACACCGCCGGCCGCGACGTGGTCATCGTGTCCACGTCGGGCGCCGAGGTCGTCGAGCCGATCGGTGAACTGCTCGGCGCCGACCGGGTGGTGGCCACCCGGATGGTCGTGGGCGACGACGGCTGCTTCACCGGAGAGGTGGAGTACTACGCCTACGGCCCGACGAAGGCCGAGGCCGTCAAGGAGCTGGCCGCGTCCGAGGGGTACGACCTCGCGCGCTGCTACGCCTACAGCGACTCGGCGACCGATCTGCCGATGCTCCAGTCCGTGGGCCATCCGCACGCCGTGAACCCGGACCGCGCGTTGCGCCGCGAAGCGCTCTCACGCGGGTGGCCGATTCTCGACTTCCACCGTCCGGTACGGCTCAAGCAGCGGCTCCCCACGCTCTCCGTCCCCACCCGTCCGGCGCTGGTCGCGGCAGCCGCCATAGGAGCCGCAGCGGCCACCGCGGGCCTCGTCTGGTACGCCAGCCGACGCCGCACCGCGACCGTCTGA
- the ssd gene encoding septum site-determining protein Ssd produces MAAAVTQEPPPAAAGRPGAPLIVTEDAGLLDDLLRLCAAAGATPEVHHGIPEPRGSWEAAPLVLVGDDAAQRVRGAARRRSVVLVGRDQDDSGVWRRAVEIGADHVLMLPDGEQWLVDRIADVAEGVGRPALTVGVIGGRGGAGASTLACALAVTSAREGLRTLLVDADPLGGGLDVLLGGETAEGLRWPAFAASRGRVGGGALEESLPRLHDLRVLSWDRGDCVAVPPQAVRAVLAAARRRGGTVVVDLPRRIDDGVAEALAQLDIGLLVVPAELRAVAAAGRVASAAGMVLGDLRVAVRGPYAPGLDDREVARLLGLPLAGEVPTEAGLRRRHESKAPPAAAGRGPLARFCRGFWERALVEAA; encoded by the coding sequence ATGGCCGCAGCCGTCACTCAGGAACCGCCGCCCGCCGCCGCGGGCCGGCCGGGCGCACCGCTGATCGTCACTGAGGACGCCGGGCTGTTGGACGACCTGCTGCGCCTGTGCGCGGCGGCGGGTGCCACACCCGAGGTCCATCACGGGATCCCGGAGCCGCGCGGCAGTTGGGAGGCCGCGCCGCTCGTCCTGGTCGGCGACGACGCCGCCCAGCGGGTGCGCGGCGCCGCCCGCAGGCGCTCGGTGGTGCTGGTCGGCCGGGACCAGGACGACTCCGGGGTCTGGCGCCGGGCCGTCGAGATCGGCGCCGACCACGTCCTGATGCTCCCTGACGGGGAGCAGTGGCTGGTCGACCGCATCGCCGACGTGGCCGAGGGAGTCGGCAGGCCCGCCCTCACCGTCGGCGTCATCGGCGGGCGGGGCGGTGCGGGCGCCTCCACGCTCGCGTGCGCCCTCGCCGTCACCTCCGCGCGGGAGGGACTGCGCACCCTGCTCGTGGACGCCGATCCCCTGGGCGGCGGACTCGATGTACTCCTCGGGGGTGAAACGGCCGAAGGCCTGCGCTGGCCCGCCTTCGCCGCCTCACGCGGGCGGGTCGGCGGCGGCGCCCTGGAGGAGTCGCTGCCCCGGCTGCACGACCTGCGGGTGCTCAGCTGGGACCGCGGGGACTGTGTCGCCGTACCGCCGCAGGCCGTACGGGCGGTGCTGGCCGCCGCCCGCCGCCGGGGCGGCACGGTCGTCGTCGACCTGCCGCGCCGGATCGACGACGGCGTCGCCGAGGCGCTCGCCCAGCTCGACATCGGCCTTCTGGTGGTCCCCGCCGAACTGCGTGCCGTCGCGGCGGCCGGACGGGTGGCCTCCGCGGCCGGGATGGTGCTGGGCGATCTGCGGGTGGCGGTCCGCGGGCCGTACGCCCCCGGCCTCGACGACCGCGAGGTGGCCCGGCTCCTCGGCCTGCCCCTGGCGGGAGAGGTGCCGACGGAGGCGGGACTGCGCCGTCGGCACGAGAGCAAGGCGCCGCCTGCCGCGGCGGGACGCGGTCCGCTGGCGCGCTTCTGCCGGGGCTTCTGGGAGCGGGCGTTGGTGGAGGCGGCATGA
- a CDS encoding TadA family conjugal transfer-associated ATPase yields MTPALLDGVRRRLAESGAEPTPARVAQALREQGRVLGDAEVLGAAEQLRSELVGSGPLEPLLADPSVTDVLVSAPDRVWVDRGGGLELTGVRFPDAAAVRRLAQRLAAVAGRRLDDARPWADARLPDGTRLHAVLPPVAVGCTCLSLRVVRPRAFTLDELVAAGTVPPGGDRVLRALMEARLSFLISGGTGSGKTTLLSALLGLVGPGERIVLAEDSAELRPDHPHVVRLETRPANQEGAGLVTLQDLVRQALRMRPDRLVVGEVRGPEVVHLLAALNTGHEGGSGTVHANAAADVPARLEALGTAAGLDRAALHSQVAAALSVVLHLVRGRDGRRRIAEVQVLERDPSGLVRTVPALRWGTGAFVAERGWARLRGLLRCEGDGPVVPEGRMRSGDCDG; encoded by the coding sequence ATGACGCCCGCGCTGCTCGACGGGGTGCGGCGCAGACTCGCGGAGAGTGGGGCCGAGCCGACACCCGCGCGGGTGGCGCAGGCGCTGCGGGAACAGGGGCGGGTGCTCGGGGACGCCGAAGTCCTGGGCGCGGCCGAGCAGTTGCGGTCCGAGCTGGTCGGCAGCGGGCCGCTGGAACCCCTGCTCGCCGATCCGTCGGTGACGGATGTGCTGGTCTCGGCGCCGGACCGGGTCTGGGTGGACCGCGGCGGCGGACTTGAGCTGACCGGCGTCCGCTTCCCCGACGCGGCGGCCGTACGACGCCTCGCGCAGCGGCTGGCCGCGGTGGCCGGACGGCGCCTGGACGACGCGCGGCCCTGGGCCGACGCCCGCCTGCCCGACGGGACCCGGCTGCACGCGGTCCTGCCCCCGGTGGCCGTCGGCTGCACCTGCCTGTCCCTTCGGGTCGTACGGCCGCGGGCGTTCACGCTCGACGAACTGGTCGCCGCGGGCACGGTGCCGCCGGGCGGGGACCGGGTGCTGCGGGCGCTGATGGAGGCGCGGCTGTCCTTCCTCATCAGCGGTGGGACGGGCAGCGGCAAGACCACGCTGCTGAGCGCGTTGCTCGGGCTGGTCGGGCCGGGCGAACGGATCGTGCTCGCCGAGGACTCCGCCGAGCTGCGGCCCGACCATCCACACGTCGTACGGCTGGAGACCAGACCCGCCAACCAGGAGGGCGCGGGGCTCGTCACGCTCCAGGACCTGGTGCGGCAGGCACTGCGGATGCGGCCGGACCGGCTGGTGGTGGGTGAGGTGCGGGGGCCGGAGGTGGTTCATCTGCTGGCCGCTCTCAACACGGGACATGAGGGCGGCTCAGGAACTGTCCATGCCAATGCGGCCGCCGATGTCCCGGCCCGCCTGGAGGCGCTCGGCACGGCGGCCGGGCTCGACCGGGCGGCACTGCACAGCCAGGTGGCGGCAGCGCTGTCGGTGGTCCTGCATCTCGTGCGGGGCCGCGACGGGCGGCGGCGGATCGCCGAGGTGCAGGTGCTGGAGCGGGATCCGTCGGGGCTGGTGCGGACGGTGCCCGCGCTGCGGTGGGGGACGGGGGCGTTCGTGGCGGAGCGGGGGTGGGCGCGGTTGCGGGGGCTCTTGCGGTGCGAGGGCGATGGGCCGGTGGTGCCGGAAGGCCGGATGAGGAGTGGGGACTGCGATGGGTGA